The proteins below are encoded in one region of Alistipes communis:
- a CDS encoding RagB/SusD family nutrient uptake outer membrane protein, with translation MKKLNTFRNIAWGVCSLGALLLASCEDYLEKTPDSNVDEKIVFGNYRNFQGYLDELYGKGLISYYVTGSSPWTSSFDFGDDTYCNQTFPVSYALTRGDYMWIYSNRDHNPFMDMVNASGSLSHAGLWHQAWRNIRRCNEGLENFDLLVDATDQERKLLLGQIYFFRAWNHFEVARFWGGIPYVKVLLGAGDNLKLSRLSYRETLMNVVEDLGLAAQNLPDRWDNPEVNTGRVTRGAAYALMARALLYAASPLTSRMEGRGAVYDEELCRQAAEAAYEVIASGVYSLVPWEDYDHIFTDTRPGTNVVYSSETIFQKIHNSRGGQNQVINGIGRVHTSGRFGGNNVCTFPTANFVNLYETATGYPIDDPDLPAGDFDEKLPWANRDPRLMKTILTDGVKWVSSASDASAYTQLYSSPNPGLDRDGNASLSGYLIRKFTPYMVNNRESDNTAWNNFRFSCPFIRLPEVYLTFAEAVNEVWGPNTAPDFANGLTAVEAVNTVRRRVKLPIAENVTLPSELQTYGSESLPDVLPKFTADAATFRERIRNERSVELAFEGHRWHDIRRWYVAHLDKYKIRYKAEFDKEHTFYREVELFTAQFDDKHYWFPFRRSDVEQYEGFEQNPGW, from the coding sequence ATGAAAAAATTGAATACATTCAGGAATATCGCATGGGGTGTGTGCTCTCTGGGAGCCCTGCTTCTGGCTTCGTGCGAAGACTATCTCGAAAAGACCCCCGATTCGAACGTCGACGAGAAGATCGTCTTCGGCAACTACCGCAATTTCCAGGGGTATCTCGACGAACTCTACGGCAAGGGGCTGATCTCCTATTACGTGACGGGTTCGAGTCCGTGGACGTCGAGCTTCGATTTCGGCGACGATACCTACTGCAACCAGACCTTTCCCGTTTCGTACGCGCTGACCCGGGGCGATTACATGTGGATTTACAGCAACCGCGACCACAATCCCTTCATGGATATGGTCAACGCCAGCGGTTCGCTCTCGCACGCAGGACTGTGGCATCAGGCGTGGCGCAATATCCGCCGCTGCAACGAGGGGCTCGAAAACTTCGATCTGCTGGTCGACGCCACCGACCAGGAGCGGAAGCTGCTGCTGGGACAGATCTATTTCTTCCGGGCGTGGAACCATTTCGAAGTGGCCCGGTTCTGGGGCGGAATCCCTTACGTGAAGGTGCTGCTGGGCGCCGGCGACAATCTGAAACTGTCGCGCCTTTCGTACAGGGAGACGCTGATGAACGTGGTTGAAGACCTCGGACTGGCTGCGCAGAACCTGCCTGACAGGTGGGACAATCCCGAAGTCAATACGGGACGCGTCACGCGCGGCGCGGCCTATGCGCTCATGGCCCGTGCGCTGCTCTATGCGGCCAGCCCGCTCACCTCCCGGATGGAGGGGCGCGGCGCGGTGTACGACGAGGAGCTGTGCCGGCAGGCGGCCGAAGCCGCCTACGAGGTGATCGCCTCCGGCGTCTATTCGCTCGTGCCGTGGGAGGATTACGACCATATCTTCACCGATACCCGCCCCGGTACGAACGTGGTCTACTCCTCGGAGACCATTTTCCAGAAGATTCACAACAGCCGCGGCGGTCAGAACCAGGTAATCAACGGAATCGGCCGCGTCCACACCAGCGGTCGTTTCGGCGGCAACAACGTATGCACGTTCCCGACGGCCAACTTCGTGAACCTCTACGAGACGGCGACGGGCTATCCGATTGACGATCCCGATCTGCCGGCCGGCGATTTCGACGAAAAGCTGCCCTGGGCCAACCGCGATCCGCGTCTGATGAAGACGATCCTGACCGACGGGGTCAAGTGGGTGTCGAGTGCTTCGGACGCCAGCGCTTATACGCAGCTCTATTCGAGTCCGAACCCCGGTCTCGACCGCGACGGCAACGCTTCGCTGTCGGGTTATCTGATCCGCAAATTCACGCCCTATATGGTCAATAACCGCGAATCGGACAATACGGCCTGGAACAATTTCCGCTTCTCCTGCCCGTTCATCCGCTTGCCGGAGGTCTACCTGACCTTCGCCGAAGCGGTGAACGAGGTTTGGGGGCCGAATACGGCGCCCGATTTCGCGAACGGGCTGACCGCAGTCGAGGCGGTCAACACGGTTCGCCGCCGCGTGAAGCTGCCGATTGCCGAAAATGTCACTCTGCCCTCCGAGTTGCAGACCTACGGCAGCGAGTCGCTGCCCGACGTGTTGCCGAAATTCACGGCCGACGCCGCTACGTTCCGTGAGCGGATCCGCAACGAGCGTTCCGTCGAACTGGCGTTCGAGGGGCACCGCTGGCACGATATACGGCGTTGGTACGTGGCGCATCTGGACAAGTACAAGATCCGCTACAAGGCCGAATTCGACAAGGAGCACACCTTCTACCGCGAGGTGGAGCTATTCACCGCGCAGTTCGACGACAAGCACTATTGGTTCCCGTTCCGCCGCAGCGACGTGGAGCAGTACGAGGGTTTCGAACAGAATCCGGGTTGGTAA
- a CDS encoding SusC/RagA family TonB-linked outer membrane protein — MNKRTYILVFLLLLAGFTSELSAQKKPKKAKQEISVVSGQVVDSSGIPVAGALVTAMEGAYFARTDADGAFSVKSGAADYILIEAEGYEPKEVYLPDLAAGQAIALEASPYRSGSADRVELPFGTLTDRRVVGAVNDIDMDRYKDKLSDYGLDGVLQAEGFGVFGAKDVRGMGYTILIDGLVRDGSNSVASLSDMLNADEVERITVLKDAASRLLYGSYADKGIILIKTRRGEAHKRIMNFSYETSFGIPKAQPEYLRAADYMILYNEALRNDGGNPMYSYQDIENARAGVDPVKYPDQDYYSSEFLRGFKPQNRVSAEFIGGSRVAQYYLNAGFYNTKSIVSMGESDKQRTNRFNVRGNVDVNINKYIKVSLDAAAIFNSYHGPNWKNGNFWRLSTENPVNSYPFLIPVDRLDMEDEYTKTALEDAELQRSVIGGKYLVGGNNNNNPNYLRNPYGDLYLGGYANTMDRMAHINVGIDVDFSWLTEGLSFKTYFGTDNYNKYTTTQNNSYASYEPAFGDDGTIRIANIYGSNDFVGSQTMTDTGFYRRLGWNNALSYDRTFSGRHQLSAVLMSTMHHYKESGATHAEKSVNFGGRVNYAFADKYVAEYSGAYIGSTFLSRGNRWGYAQGGGLGWIVSEEEFLRGSRWLNYLKIKVSYANTKSDSGMSNYIDTDIYDPGANYNYGDGTGQNALMTLQRGNPAISWVQRHDVNVGMEFSLFRHALSGEVNYFNSLRFDEITRRTSQLPGVLGSSVFIPNENYNSRRQSGIEARITYRRHFGDFGLEVGADMIWYKPRYVKYSEIDYPEHLSYLSRAGRPTDAIWGLQADGFYTQEEIDLMNAGGAIARPTYGTVQAGDIKYRDVNGDMRIDDEDFTVIGNTHARFAYGLKVTLTWRNFELFAYMSAQTGATKDYRSDAYYAVYGPNAKYPVHLIGRWAYDPSLGIDTRATATYPRLTASSSGTTHNYGKTSTFWLARQNYFSIPAVQLSYHLGDKLMKTLRLKDVTIYARATDILLLSPSRDRMILNVGSEFQYAWVHLGVKLKF, encoded by the coding sequence ATGAATAAACGAACATACATACTCGTATTTCTGCTGCTGCTCGCCGGGTTCACGTCGGAACTGTCGGCCCAGAAAAAGCCGAAAAAGGCGAAGCAGGAGATTTCCGTCGTGTCGGGGCAGGTGGTCGATTCGTCCGGGATTCCTGTCGCCGGAGCGCTGGTTACGGCTATGGAGGGCGCCTATTTCGCCCGTACGGACGCCGACGGCGCATTCAGCGTGAAGAGCGGTGCGGCCGATTACATTCTGATCGAGGCCGAGGGGTACGAACCGAAGGAGGTCTATCTGCCCGATCTGGCCGCCGGACAGGCGATCGCACTCGAAGCTTCGCCGTATCGCAGCGGCAGCGCCGACCGGGTCGAACTGCCGTTCGGGACACTGACCGACCGCCGCGTGGTCGGTGCGGTCAACGACATCGATATGGACCGCTATAAGGATAAACTCAGCGACTACGGTCTGGACGGCGTGTTGCAGGCCGAAGGATTCGGCGTGTTCGGCGCGAAGGACGTCCGCGGCATGGGTTACACCATTCTGATCGACGGTCTGGTGCGCGACGGTTCGAATTCGGTGGCCTCGCTGAGCGACATGCTCAACGCCGATGAGGTCGAGCGGATCACGGTTCTCAAAGATGCCGCGTCGCGGCTCCTCTACGGTTCGTATGCCGACAAGGGCATCATCCTGATCAAGACGCGGCGGGGCGAAGCCCACAAGCGCATCATGAATTTCTCCTACGAAACGTCGTTCGGCATTCCCAAGGCACAACCCGAATACCTGCGTGCGGCGGATTACATGATCCTCTACAACGAAGCGCTGCGCAATGACGGCGGCAATCCGATGTACAGCTATCAGGATATCGAGAATGCGCGGGCGGGCGTGGATCCGGTCAAATATCCCGATCAGGACTATTACAGCAGCGAGTTCCTGCGTGGTTTCAAGCCGCAGAATCGTGTCTCGGCCGAGTTCATCGGCGGCAGCCGCGTGGCACAGTATTATCTGAACGCAGGGTTCTACAACACGAAATCCATCGTCTCGATGGGCGAATCGGACAAGCAGCGCACCAACCGGTTCAATGTCCGGGGCAACGTCGACGTGAACATCAACAAATATATCAAGGTGTCGCTCGATGCCGCCGCGATCTTCAACTCCTACCACGGGCCGAACTGGAAGAACGGCAATTTCTGGCGGCTGTCGACCGAGAATCCGGTGAACTCCTATCCGTTCCTGATCCCCGTCGACCGGCTGGATATGGAAGACGAATACACCAAGACGGCACTGGAAGACGCGGAGCTGCAACGCTCGGTGATCGGCGGCAAATATCTGGTGGGCGGTAACAACAACAATAATCCCAACTACCTGCGCAATCCCTACGGCGACCTCTATCTGGGCGGTTACGCCAACACGATGGACCGCATGGCACATATCAACGTGGGCATCGACGTCGATTTCTCGTGGCTGACCGAGGGCTTGTCGTTCAAAACCTATTTCGGTACGGACAACTACAACAAGTACACCACCACGCAGAATAACAGCTACGCCTCCTACGAACCCGCGTTCGGCGACGACGGCACCATTCGGATCGCCAACATCTACGGCTCGAACGATTTCGTGGGCAGCCAGACCATGACCGACACGGGTTTCTACCGCCGTCTGGGGTGGAACAACGCGCTGTCGTACGACCGGACCTTCTCCGGCCGTCACCAGCTCAGCGCCGTGCTGATGTCGACCATGCACCACTACAAGGAGAGCGGGGCCACGCACGCCGAGAAATCGGTGAATTTCGGCGGCCGCGTGAACTACGCCTTCGCCGACAAGTACGTGGCGGAGTACAGCGGCGCCTATATCGGTTCGACCTTCCTGTCGCGCGGCAACCGTTGGGGCTACGCGCAGGGCGGAGGTCTGGGGTGGATCGTCTCCGAGGAGGAGTTCCTGCGCGGAAGCCGTTGGTTGAATTATTTGAAAATCAAGGTTTCGTATGCCAATACGAAATCCGATTCGGGCATGTCGAACTACATCGACACGGATATTTACGATCCGGGTGCCAACTACAACTACGGCGACGGAACCGGCCAGAACGCTCTGATGACGCTCCAGCGGGGTAATCCCGCCATTTCGTGGGTGCAGCGGCACGACGTCAACGTCGGCATGGAGTTCTCGCTCTTCCGCCATGCACTCTCGGGTGAGGTCAACTATTTCAACTCGCTGCGTTTCGACGAGATTACGCGGCGTACCTCGCAGCTGCCCGGCGTGCTCGGCAGTAGTGTGTTCATTCCGAACGAGAATTACAACAGCCGCCGCCAGAGCGGTATCGAAGCTCGGATCACCTATCGCCGGCACTTCGGCGATTTCGGGCTCGAAGTGGGCGCCGACATGATCTGGTACAAGCCCCGATATGTCAAATATTCGGAGATCGACTATCCCGAGCACCTGAGCTACCTCAGCCGGGCGGGCCGGCCGACCGATGCGATCTGGGGCCTGCAAGCCGACGGGTTCTATACGCAGGAGGAGATCGACCTGATGAACGCCGGCGGCGCGATCGCCCGTCCCACCTACGGAACGGTGCAGGCAGGCGACATCAAGTATCGCGACGTCAACGGCGACATGCGCATCGACGACGAGGACTTCACCGTGATCGGCAATACGCACGCCCGGTTCGCCTACGGACTCAAAGTCACCCTCACGTGGCGCAATTTCGAACTGTTCGCCTACATGAGCGCCCAGACGGGGGCGACCAAAGACTATCGGAGCGACGCGTACTATGCGGTCTACGGGCCCAACGCCAAGTATCCGGTACACCTGATCGGCCGCTGGGCCTACGATCCCAGCCTCGGGATCGATACGCGCGCTACGGCGACCTATCCGCGTCTGACGGCCAGCTCGTCGGGGACGACGCACAATTACGGCAAGACGTCGACGTTCTGGCTCGCCCGGCAGAACTACTTCTCGATTCCGGCTGTCCAGCTCTCTTACCATTTGGGCGACAAGCTGATGAAGACGCTGCGCCTGAAAGACGTGACGATCTATGCGCGCGCCACCGACATCCTGCTGCTCTCGCCTTCGCGGGATCGGATGATCCTGAACGTGGGCAGCGAGTTCCAGTACGCATGGGTACACCTCGGAGTGAAACTGAAATTCTGA
- a CDS encoding SusC/RagA family TonB-linked outer membrane protein: protein MNRQLPIRSLLFAVALAFVSQSVFAQQMRISGRVCDSSGPVIGAVAVVKGTMRGISTDFDGQYVIDVAPGEILVFSYVGLQSVEVPIDATTKSPLNITLQETSTVLSDVVVVGYGKQTKQSVTGAISQVKGDELMKAGGVTNVSSALTGLVPGLVTLNYSGKPGQDDAEIFIRTVSTWNDASPLVLIDGIERGMNDIDLGEVENISVLKDASATAVFGVRGGNGVILITTKRGKEGSPTFSASANVTLKMSSKLPKNADSYTGLWYRNQAIENQVSMNGDLWSEYTPTEILRRYRDGDNPYLYPNVDWQSEMLRKHSWSQRYALDVRGGTKFVKYYGSLAYVYDGDVLKGQDFGQGYVPKNDYKRFNFRTNLDFQPTATTTISVDIDGAWGIERTTTATPAYLWPGIYSKGPDQYPVRYEDGTFANNESGYAMYNPVEYFNFSGLERHTRMDINTSFTLNQKLDFVTKGLSFRAMANFQNYYWSIGPNITASRPITKYIDWKTGEETINYPSDYTNSKYGFDYVLGKYTLSTENIWSSGGSPKMSKNLMYQAQFNYNRTFGLHKVSGLILFKRIENAAGSAFPSYREEWAGRATYDFDNRYLFEFNAAYNGSEKFAKGNKFGFFPSAAVGWILSEEPFFRRSELKRFVDLFKFRYSWGKVGSDSGINRWLYMTQWSKATSTAWLGSPSASRPEYSGFHITNIGNPDAKWETAVKNDFAVEASFFKNTLSLTFDYYWGRRYDIFMSASQRNIPPWFGADPVAANIGKTKERGWELEMRYNNSTKFGLKYYATAMFSHGKDEIVYMEDPEFTPAYQKKAGYQIGQQTSYLHSGVITSWDQMYTGAAVENTSGNNVGMLQLIDYNGDGVIDTNDIVPYGYPNRPQYTMNFTVGAEWKGISLSVQFYGTRNCTLVRSAGEFSSPHYYTVLDTSIMGDMWLPGSQEGGTYHHPVYKGSGASVHSGSFNMVDGTQWRIKNAELAYTLTAERLRKAGITSLRFYISGNNLWLFSHLNEDRETGGTRTNDNVMKYPLTKRYTFGVKIEF from the coding sequence ACGTTGCAGGAGACCTCGACGGTGCTTTCCGACGTGGTCGTCGTGGGATACGGCAAACAGACCAAGCAGAGCGTCACCGGAGCCATTTCGCAGGTGAAAGGCGACGAACTGATGAAGGCCGGTGGCGTGACGAACGTTTCGAGTGCCCTGACCGGTCTGGTGCCGGGCCTCGTCACGCTCAACTACTCCGGCAAACCGGGACAGGACGATGCGGAGATCTTCATCCGCACGGTTTCGACCTGGAACGACGCTTCGCCGCTGGTGCTCATCGACGGCATCGAACGCGGCATGAACGACATCGATTTGGGCGAAGTCGAGAACATCTCGGTGCTGAAAGACGCTTCGGCGACGGCCGTGTTCGGCGTGCGGGGCGGCAACGGCGTGATCCTCATCACCACCAAACGCGGCAAGGAGGGCAGCCCGACCTTCTCGGCATCGGCCAACGTCACGCTGAAAATGTCGTCGAAACTGCCCAAGAACGCCGATTCGTATACCGGACTGTGGTACCGGAACCAGGCCATCGAGAATCAGGTCTCGATGAACGGAGACCTCTGGAGCGAATATACGCCGACCGAGATCCTGCGCCGCTACCGCGACGGCGACAACCCCTACCTCTATCCCAATGTCGACTGGCAGAGCGAGATGCTGCGCAAGCATTCGTGGTCGCAGCGCTATGCACTCGACGTGCGGGGCGGTACGAAATTCGTCAAGTACTACGGCTCGCTGGCCTACGTGTACGACGGCGACGTGCTCAAAGGTCAGGACTTCGGCCAGGGCTATGTCCCGAAGAACGACTACAAGCGCTTCAACTTCCGTACGAACCTCGATTTCCAGCCCACAGCCACCACGACGATCAGCGTGGATATCGACGGCGCGTGGGGCATCGAGCGCACGACGACCGCCACGCCGGCCTACCTGTGGCCCGGCATCTACTCCAAGGGTCCCGACCAGTATCCGGTGCGCTACGAGGACGGGACGTTCGCCAACAACGAATCGGGATACGCGATGTACAACCCCGTGGAGTATTTCAATTTCAGCGGTCTCGAACGGCATACGCGCATGGACATCAACACCTCGTTCACGCTCAACCAGAAACTCGATTTCGTGACGAAGGGGCTTTCGTTCCGCGCGATGGCCAATTTCCAGAACTACTACTGGAGCATCGGGCCCAACATCACGGCCTCGCGCCCCATTACCAAATACATCGACTGGAAAACCGGCGAGGAGACGATCAACTATCCCTCGGACTATACGAACTCGAAATACGGCTTCGACTACGTGCTCGGCAAATATACGCTTTCGACCGAAAACATCTGGTCGAGCGGCGGCTCGCCCAAGATGTCGAAGAACCTGATGTACCAGGCGCAGTTCAACTACAACCGCACGTTCGGGCTCCACAAAGTGTCGGGGCTGATCCTGTTCAAGCGCATCGAGAATGCGGCGGGCTCCGCCTTCCCGAGCTACCGCGAGGAGTGGGCCGGGCGTGCGACCTACGACTTCGACAACAGGTACCTGTTCGAGTTCAATGCGGCCTACAACGGCTCCGAGAAATTCGCCAAAGGCAACAAGTTCGGGTTCTTCCCGTCGGCGGCCGTCGGCTGGATACTCTCCGAGGAGCCCTTCTTCCGCCGCAGCGAACTCAAACGGTTCGTCGACCTCTTCAAGTTCCGCTACTCGTGGGGAAAGGTCGGCAGCGATTCGGGAATCAACCGCTGGCTCTACATGACGCAGTGGAGCAAGGCCACCTCGACAGCGTGGCTGGGTAGTCCGAGCGCTTCGCGGCCCGAGTATTCGGGGTTCCACATCACCAACATCGGCAATCCCGACGCCAAGTGGGAGACGGCCGTGAAGAACGATTTCGCCGTGGAGGCCTCCTTCTTCAAGAATACGCTGTCGCTGACCTTCGACTACTACTGGGGGCGCCGCTACGACATCTTCATGAGCGCCAGCCAGCGCAACATTCCGCCCTGGTTCGGTGCAGATCCCGTGGCCGCCAATATCGGCAAGACGAAGGAGCGCGGCTGGGAGCTCGAAATGCGCTACAACAACTCGACCAAGTTCGGCCTCAAATACTACGCGACGGCGATGTTCTCGCACGGAAAGGACGAGATCGTCTACATGGAGGATCCCGAGTTCACGCCGGCATACCAGAAGAAGGCCGGTTACCAGATCGGCCAGCAGACCTCCTATCTCCACAGCGGCGTAATCACCTCGTGGGACCAGATGTATACGGGGGCAGCGGTCGAGAATACGTCGGGGAACAACGTCGGTATGCTCCAGCTGATCGACTACAACGGCGACGGCGTGATCGATACGAACGACATCGTTCCCTACGGTTATCCCAACCGTCCGCAGTATACGATGAATTTCACCGTCGGCGCGGAGTGGAAGGGCATCAGTCTCTCGGTGCAGTTCTACGGTACACGCAACTGTACGCTGGTCAGAAGCGCGGGCGAATTCTCGTCGCCGCATTACTATACCGTACTCGACACGAGCATCATGGGCGACATGTGGCTTCCGGGGTCGCAGGAGGGCGGAACCTATCATCATCCCGTGTACAAGGGCTCCGGCGCGAGCGTCCATTCGGGCAGCTTCAACATGGTCGACGGCACGCAGTGGCGTATCAAGAACGCCGAACTGGCCTACACCCTCACGGCGGAGCGGCTGCGCAAGGCGGGAATCACCTCGTTGCGGTTCTACATATCGGGCAACAACCTCTGGCTCTTCTCGCACCTGAACGAAGACCGTGAAACGGGCGGTACGCGCACCAACGACAATGTGATGAAGTACCCGCTCACCAAACGGTACACGTTCGGGGTGAAGATCGAATTCTAA